Proteins found in one Methylobacterium sp. CB376 genomic segment:
- a CDS encoding TOMM precursor leader peptide-binding protein, translating into MTADRGGAAIRRDGREIPRFAPNFSVYVLPPNVVCLYSEHRKFFLEGDLYAALAPQLAAGRTLKAIFDALTLDFPAQAITEALRRLVERRFVLLDRVAADDAAAAFWASLGLPPGAAEWNLRNCRVRIRALDVSGADDLAAALTGLGVRVVKRTADLTVVLVNDYLDARLAETNRRHLSDETPWLIVQPSGIFPLVGPLLAPGKGACWTCLADRMRWNREVKAFLERQRADPVALSPLVRNPVGQSATPFAAIEIAKAIATDFRTDLRDHVISFDLTGATIARHFVAARPQCPACGHPEQRDPNRPANPLELKAGGKLVLTSGGYRALSPEATLARYRKHVSPLTGVVSRLEPMEADLSLNTSYVARHNFSPRPETVPALKAGLGSDSYGKGSTSEQAQASALMEAIERYSGIFQGDEIRVVRRFDEFGAGEAIAPNDVMLFSDAQYRQGLTGAHDHESFIPAPFDPSAAIAWSPVWSLRDAAFKYLPTSFLYYFCRGSGHAETSADSNGCAAGNTIEEAIVQGFLELVERDAYAIWWYNRLQRPPLDLDALDDSYIRDLRAQLTEAGRRLWVLDITNDLGIPSFVAISHWTENGEECVEFGSGSHFDTRIAALRAITELNQFFSIGLMARRHSVDPGDDSAHRWRLDNNPYFVPDGQPRLPPDFRSGFARLDRRDQVLACVDLMASRGLEFLVLDQTRPDIGVPVVKVIVPGMRHFYPRFGPGRLYDVPLALGWLDRSVPERDLNPLFPPT; encoded by the coding sequence CTGCGATTCGGCGCGACGGTCGGGAGATTCCGCGGTTCGCACCGAATTTTTCCGTCTACGTGCTGCCGCCCAACGTCGTCTGCCTCTATTCGGAACACCGCAAGTTCTTCCTCGAAGGCGACCTCTATGCCGCGCTCGCGCCGCAACTGGCTGCCGGGAGGACTCTCAAGGCGATCTTCGACGCGCTGACGCTCGACTTCCCGGCTCAGGCGATCACCGAAGCCCTCAGGCGGCTGGTCGAGCGACGCTTCGTCCTGCTCGACCGCGTCGCGGCCGACGACGCGGCAGCCGCCTTCTGGGCGAGTCTCGGCCTGCCGCCCGGCGCAGCGGAGTGGAACCTCCGGAACTGCAGGGTGCGGATCCGCGCGCTCGACGTATCGGGCGCCGACGACCTCGCGGCGGCGCTGACCGGTCTCGGCGTGCGCGTGGTCAAGCGCACCGCCGACCTAACGGTCGTGCTGGTGAACGATTACCTCGATGCGCGCCTCGCGGAGACGAACCGGCGGCACCTGTCCGACGAGACGCCCTGGCTGATCGTCCAGCCCTCCGGGATCTTCCCGCTAGTGGGGCCTCTGCTCGCTCCGGGAAAAGGCGCCTGCTGGACCTGCCTCGCCGACCGCATGCGGTGGAACCGCGAGGTGAAGGCGTTTCTGGAACGGCAGCGGGCCGACCCGGTGGCGCTGTCGCCCCTGGTCCGCAACCCGGTCGGGCAGAGCGCGACGCCGTTCGCAGCCATCGAGATCGCGAAGGCGATCGCCACCGACTTTCGCACGGACCTGCGCGATCACGTGATCAGCTTCGACCTGACGGGGGCGACGATCGCGCGGCACTTCGTGGCGGCGCGTCCGCAATGCCCTGCATGCGGCCATCCGGAGCAGCGCGACCCGAACCGTCCGGCGAACCCGCTCGAACTCAAGGCCGGCGGCAAGCTCGTGCTGACGAGCGGGGGATACCGAGCGCTGTCGCCCGAGGCCACGCTCGCGCGCTACCGCAAGCACGTGAGCCCGCTCACGGGGGTCGTCTCGCGGCTGGAGCCGATGGAAGCCGACCTGTCCCTGAACACCAGCTACGTCGCGCGCCACAACTTCTCGCCGCGCCCCGAAACGGTCCCTGCGCTCAAGGCCGGGTTGGGCAGCGACAGCTACGGCAAGGGAAGCACGAGCGAGCAGGCGCAGGCCAGCGCCCTCATGGAGGCGATCGAGCGGTATTCCGGGATCTTCCAAGGCGACGAGATCAGGGTGGTCCGGCGTTTCGACGAGTTCGGGGCCGGCGAGGCGATCGCTCCGAACGACGTCATGCTCTTCAGCGACGCGCAGTACCGTCAGGGCCTCACGGGCGCGCACGATCACGAATCCTTCATACCGGCTCCCTTCGACCCCTCCGCCGCGATCGCGTGGTCGCCGGTCTGGTCGCTGCGGGACGCAGCGTTCAAGTACCTGCCCACGAGCTTCCTGTACTATTTCTGCAGGGGATCGGGCCACGCCGAGACCAGTGCGGATTCGAACGGCTGCGCGGCCGGGAACACGATCGAGGAGGCCATCGTGCAGGGCTTCCTCGAACTCGTCGAGCGGGATGCGTACGCGATCTGGTGGTACAATCGGCTGCAAAGACCGCCCCTGGACCTGGATGCACTCGATGACTCCTACATTCGCGACCTGCGCGCCCAATTGACGGAGGCCGGACGCCGATTGTGGGTGCTCGACATCACCAACGATCTCGGCATCCCCAGCTTCGTGGCGATCTCGCACTGGACGGAGAACGGTGAGGAGTGCGTCGAGTTCGGCTCGGGCTCCCATTTCGACACGCGGATCGCTGCGCTACGCGCCATCACCGAACTCAATCAGTTCTTCTCGATCGGGCTCATGGCGCGCCGGCACAGCGTGGATCCGGGTGACGACAGCGCCCATCGGTGGCGCCTCGACAACAATCCGTACTTCGTGCCCGACGGTCAGCCGAGGCTCCCACCGGATTTCCGCTCCGGTTTCGCGCGCCTCGATCGCCGGGACCAAGTCCTCGCCTGCGTGGACCTGATGGCGTCCCGCGGACTCGAATTCCTCGTCCTCGACCAGACGCGGCCGGATATCGGCGTGCCGGTTGTCAAGGTGATCGTTCCCGGGATGCGGCACTTCTACCCGCGTTTCGGACCCGGCCGGCTCTACGACGTTCCGCTCGCCCTCGGCTGGCTCGACCGGAGCGTCCCCGAGCGCGACCTCAATCCGCTGTTCCCGCCGACCTGA
- a CDS encoding DUF4344 domain-containing metallopeptidase → MRHVLGLATGLALLLGDEPGRANPSRHDQVRIVYDRPKSAEALAIYRDLKGRRVLEGLREIVGGVRLPRSLTLRFAACNGEANAWYAPENRTVTLCYEYVRYVQDRAPKQASTAGIGRRDAVFGPLAQVFLHEAGHALFDLLDVPVLGREEDAADQFAAHVLLELPPAQARPIIDGIAHLYRSHAVEEEAEEAVLADDHSLALQRLYNLLCLAYGADRRAFGYLVAGGALPQARAEQCGAEYDLATDSLRRLFRSHLRGGRLERARVRRAFRWMF, encoded by the coding sequence ATGCGGCACGTCCTCGGGCTCGCTACGGGCTTGGCGCTCCTCCTCGGCGACGAGCCGGGTCGGGCGAACCCGTCGCGGCATGATCAGGTCCGCATCGTCTACGACCGTCCCAAGAGCGCGGAGGCGCTCGCGATCTACCGGGACCTCAAGGGACGCCGCGTGCTCGAAGGCCTTCGGGAGATCGTCGGCGGGGTGCGCCTGCCGCGTTCGCTCACCCTGCGGTTCGCGGCGTGCAACGGTGAGGCCAACGCGTGGTACGCGCCCGAGAACCGGACCGTCACCCTCTGCTACGAGTACGTCCGGTACGTGCAGGACCGGGCGCCCAAACAAGCGTCCACAGCTGGGATCGGGCGCCGCGACGCGGTCTTCGGTCCCCTGGCGCAGGTGTTCCTGCACGAGGCCGGGCACGCCCTGTTCGATCTCCTCGACGTACCGGTGCTCGGCAGGGAGGAGGATGCCGCCGACCAGTTCGCGGCTCACGTCCTGCTCGAACTGCCGCCCGCGCAGGCTCGGCCCATCATCGACGGCATCGCACACCTGTACCGCAGCCACGCGGTCGAGGAAGAGGCGGAGGAGGCCGTGCTCGCCGACGATCACAGCCTCGCCTTGCAGCGCCTCTACAACCTCCTCTGCCTCGCCTACGGGGCGGACCGCCGCGCCTTCGGCTACCTCGTCGCGGGCGGTGCCCTGCCGCAGGCGCGCGCCGAACAATGCGGGGCGGAGTACGACCTCGCCACGGACTCGCTGCGCAGGCTCTTCCGGAGCCACCTCCGCGGCGGACGGCTGGAGCGCGCACGCGTCCGCCGCGCATTCCGATGGATGTTCTGA
- a CDS encoding response regulator, whose translation MVTVGTENETVPGERPVVLVVEDEALTIMDLSDVLEAAGFEALQSASAERALSLLESRPDIVALITDVELSGKTDGFDLARTASQLRPGLPTVIVSGRAKPDPDRMPEDAQFVARPCRGDDILEVLRTVMAPR comes from the coding sequence ATGGTGACCGTGGGGACCGAGAACGAGACCGTGCCGGGCGAGCGGCCCGTCGTGCTGGTGGTGGAGGATGAGGCACTCACCATCATGGACCTGAGCGACGTCCTGGAGGCGGCGGGCTTCGAGGCCCTCCAATCGGCCTCGGCGGAGCGGGCGCTCTCCCTGCTCGAGAGCCGTCCCGACATCGTCGCCCTCATCACGGACGTGGAATTGTCGGGCAAGACCGACGGATTCGACCTCGCCCGCACGGCCTCCCAGCTGCGCCCCGGCCTGCCGACCGTGATCGTGTCGGGCCGCGCCAAGCCCGATCCGGACCGGATGCCCGAGGACGCGCAGTTCGTCGCCCGGCCCTGCCGCGGCGACGATATCCTGGAGGTGCTCAGGACCGTGATGGCCCCCCGCTGA
- a CDS encoding VOC family protein, producing the protein MGVAHLGERPMTPSQGRFVWFELMTSDMVAARAFYADVVGWGMRDASVPGAPYTLLTVGGTSVCGIMGLSGAARRAGVQPSWIGYVGAGDIDAATDRAVRLGGTLHIPPAEIPGVSRFSVVSDPQAARLGLFKWLMPRPDVVDPASRPGHVGWSELLAAERRGALDFYRELFGWDDAKDEAAESAGEYSVFAMDRQPIGGVLTKPEFVPAPFWLHYVVVPDIAAAAARVAAGGGRILNGPVEGPGDTWILHAMDPQGALFALMGRGYARTVTATWRSDWERRPTGGKVSITRVGSVPGDAPGTLDEPPDRPRGRRA; encoded by the coding sequence ATGGGTGTGGCCCACCTCGGCGAAAGGCCCATGACTCCGTCCCAAGGCCGGTTCGTCTGGTTCGAGTTGATGACCTCCGACATGGTGGCGGCGCGGGCCTTCTACGCCGACGTCGTGGGCTGGGGCATGAGAGACGCCTCCGTGCCGGGCGCGCCCTACACGCTCCTGACGGTCGGCGGGACTTCGGTCTGCGGGATCATGGGGCTGTCCGGTGCGGCGCGGCGGGCGGGGGTGCAGCCGAGTTGGATCGGCTATGTGGGCGCCGGCGACATCGATGCCGCAACCGATCGTGCCGTGCGTCTCGGCGGCACGTTGCACATCCCACCGGCGGAGATCCCGGGTGTGAGTCGCTTCTCCGTCGTGAGCGATCCGCAGGCGGCGCGGCTCGGACTCTTCAAATGGCTGATGCCCCGCCCGGACGTGGTCGATCCAGCCAGCCGTCCGGGCCATGTCGGCTGGTCCGAACTCCTCGCCGCCGAGAGACGGGGCGCGCTGGACTTCTACCGCGAACTCTTCGGCTGGGATGATGCGAAGGACGAGGCGGCCGAATCGGCGGGCGAGTACAGCGTGTTTGCGATGGACCGGCAGCCGATCGGCGGCGTCCTCACCAAGCCCGAGTTCGTGCCGGCTCCGTTCTGGCTGCACTACGTTGTCGTTCCCGACATCGCCGCAGCGGCCGCTCGGGTCGCGGCGGGAGGCGGCCGGATCCTCAACGGGCCGGTGGAAGGCCCCGGAGACACCTGGATCCTGCACGCCATGGACCCGCAGGGCGCCCTGTTCGCACTGATGGGGCGAGGATATGCCCGGACCGTCACGGCGACGTGGAGGAGCGATTGGGAGAGGCGCCCGACCGGCGGCAAGGTCTCAATCACGCGCGTCGGATCAGTTCCCGGAGACGCTCCCGGGACGCTTGATGAGCCGCCGGACCGCCCGCGGGGCCGGCGAGCGTGA
- a CDS encoding SagB/ThcOx family dehydrogenase, with amino-acid sequence MQASRNAGTQDASPATLSVRLRRHIALDAGAGGEILVRVEHQEISLGRFDECVVERMRALSAGLPVGALVASPDRVDRDVLRLVQRLARSGLVEYSLAGADHRGEVVIEPQVPDYWPRLPDLTDGDSVVLSRFAYLRRRASDMVLESPRSAALFRIGDPAVAALLAGLSEPQPVARLRRQDGLPGAELLALLLDSQILLRIEADGDAGLRATEGDEHLVLWDFHDLLFHARSTEGRHANPLGGRYPYVGLFNPLPAVRPRWPGRAIDLRKDSDVPGTTVRPVSALLRKRRSTRSYDDQAPLTRAELAQLLDSVARVQATWRSPLDAKHDGPILSYTTRPYPSAGASYELELYLAIRHCDGLAPGYYHYDAGRHALTLLPVRPQDLNALLTAGAYAMGEPCLPQVLITIAARFGRVSWKYSAVAYELILKNVGVLTQTLYLVATEMGLGGCAIGTADIELFARMTGLPHHVEGAVGQFALGRGLEQEADGPA; translated from the coding sequence ATGCAAGCCTCCCGGAATGCGGGCACGCAGGATGCGTCGCCGGCAACGCTGTCGGTTCGTCTTCGCCGCCACATCGCGCTCGATGCCGGCGCGGGCGGCGAGATCCTGGTCCGCGTCGAGCATCAGGAGATCAGTCTCGGCCGCTTCGACGAGTGTGTGGTGGAGCGGATGCGCGCGCTATCGGCAGGGCTGCCGGTCGGCGCGCTGGTCGCGAGCCCGGACCGCGTCGACCGCGACGTGCTGCGGCTCGTCCAGCGCCTCGCCCGGAGCGGCCTCGTCGAGTACAGCCTTGCCGGCGCGGATCACCGCGGTGAGGTCGTGATCGAGCCGCAGGTTCCGGATTACTGGCCGCGGCTGCCGGACCTGACCGACGGCGACAGCGTGGTCCTCTCGCGGTTTGCCTACCTGCGGCGGCGCGCGAGCGACATGGTGTTGGAATCGCCCCGCTCCGCGGCCCTGTTCCGCATCGGCGATCCCGCCGTCGCCGCGCTGCTCGCCGGCCTCTCCGAGCCGCAGCCCGTCGCGCGGCTCCGCCGCCAGGACGGCCTGCCAGGCGCCGAGCTGCTGGCCTTGCTGCTCGACAGCCAGATCCTCCTTCGGATCGAGGCCGATGGCGATGCCGGCCTGCGCGCGACGGAGGGCGACGAGCACCTCGTGCTCTGGGACTTCCACGATCTGCTCTTCCACGCCCGCAGTACGGAGGGCCGACACGCCAATCCCCTGGGTGGGCGCTACCCCTATGTCGGCCTGTTTAACCCTTTGCCGGCCGTCCGCCCCCGCTGGCCCGGCCGAGCCATCGACCTGCGCAAGGATTCCGACGTTCCCGGCACGACCGTGCGGCCGGTCTCGGCCCTGCTACGCAAGCGCCGTTCGACCCGCAGCTATGACGACCAAGCCCCGCTCACGCGCGCCGAGCTGGCGCAGCTCCTCGACAGCGTGGCGCGGGTCCAGGCGACCTGGCGCAGCCCGCTCGATGCCAAGCATGACGGCCCGATATTGTCCTACACGACGAGACCCTATCCTTCGGCGGGAGCGAGCTACGAACTCGAACTCTACCTTGCGATCCGCCACTGCGACGGGCTCGCGCCCGGCTACTACCATTACGATGCAGGCCGGCACGCCCTCACGCTCCTCCCCGTGCGCCCGCAGGACCTCAATGCGTTGCTCACGGCCGGCGCCTACGCGATGGGCGAGCCCTGCCTGCCACAGGTGCTGATCACGATCGCGGCGCGCTTCGGCCGGGTATCGTGGAAGTACAGCGCCGTGGCCTATGAGCTGATCCTGAAGAACGTCGGAGTCCTCACCCAGACACTGTACCTCGTGGCCACGGAGATGGGGCTCGGCGGCTGCGCGATCGGCACGGCCGACATCGAGCTGTTCGCGAGGATGACGGGCTTGCCGCACCACGTCGAAGGCGCCGTCGGCCAGTTCGCCCTGGGGCGCGGGCTCGAACAGGAGGCAGACGGCCCGGCATAG